In Blastocatellia bacterium, the sequence AGACAAATGCCCGCGATCAATGACAGACATCATCGTCGCAACAGGACTTGCCGCGCAGCCCTTCCACGCCTTCTTTGACGATGATCGGCACCATCACGAGCGCCGCCGCCGGATCAGCCCACCACCAGCCAAAGAGTGCATTGAGCAACAGGCCGCCAAGCAGAATGGCCGACAGGTAGGTACACACTTCGGTCTGTTTGGCATCGGCCATCAGCGCCCCGCTGTTGATGCCGCGCGCCACCTTTCGTTTGGCGTGCACGAGCAGGGGCATCACGATCAGCGAGGCGACCGCCAGGAGGATACCAGGCAGGCTTTCTTCAGGCGCCTCGTGCCGCACAAACGACTTGATGGAGTCATAGGTGACGTAGGCAGCAAGCGCCATAAAGCAGCCGCCGACCAGGCGATGTGCGATGGCTTCGACTCGCTCTCGTCTTGTCTCGTCCACGTCGGCGTTCAACCGCCAGAGGAGGACCGCTCCGGAGGTGACTTCAATCAAACTGTCAAAACCAAATCCCACCAGCGCAATGCTGCCGGCAAGAAGTCCTGCAACGACAGCGATCAATCCTTCCAGGCTGTTATACCCGATGGTGAAGTATTCCAGCTTACGCCCCCGTTTAACGAGGCTCGCGCGCTGGCTTCCACCCAATTGAATAACCTGTTGACTCATAACGACTCCCGTCCTTTTCAGTCTAGCACATCGCTTTCACCGCCATCTCAGTCCCCTGCCTCTGCCGGAGCAGGCGGCTCAGTGCGCGCGGCTCCCGCGCGCCACGCGGACCATTTGAGTGTGATTCTCTCCTGTAGCCCTTCGCTTAATTCGTAAAGGGCAGGCAGCGCCACCAGGGTCAGGATGGTCGAGGTAATCAGTCCGCCGATGAGCGCAATCGCCATCGGCTGCTGAAGCTCTGCGCCCGCCCCCCAGCCTATCGCGATGGGCAGGACGCCAAGCCCGGCTGAGGCTGCCGTCATCAGCACCGGTCGCATTCGCGTGTGCGCGCCCTGATAGAGGGCTTCGCGCAACGGGAGTCCACGGGCGCGCAGTTGGTTGACGTACTCCATGAGGATCAGCCCCTTTTGAACGGACAGGCCAAAGTGAGCGAGCAGGCCGATGACAGAGGAGACGTTCAGCGTGCTGCCGGTCACCCAGAGCGCGATAAAGCCGCCAGCCAGGGCGAGCGGAATGGTCGCGATCACAAGCACCGCTTGCCAGATAGAGCGGAACGCCACGTAGAGCAATAAAAACACCAGCAATGCCGAGATGACGAAGGCGCCGGTCAGTTCTTTACTCACCTCTTGCTGGCGCTCATAGCCGCCGCCGAAACTGACAAAGTAGCCCGGCGGCAGCTTCAAGCCGGCAAGGGCTTTTTCAATGTCCGTCACCACCGAGCCAACATCCCGGCCCTGCACGTTCAGGGTGAGCTGGATGCGCCGGATCTGATCTTCGCGCTTGATGGTCGCCGGCCCGCGCAGGACGCGCACCGTAGCAATATCACCGAGCGGCAATTTCTGGCCGGTGGGCGTATCGATCATCAGGTCGGCGATTTTTTCAGGCGAATCGCGATACACTTCGCCCAGCCGAACGACCACCGGGTACTCTTTGAGTTGATCCTTGATGACGGTCGTGACTTCACTGCCGCCGAGCAAGGCTTCAACCGAGTGCCCGATTTCGCCGGGGTTCAGGCCGAAGCGCGAAGCGCGTTCCCGGTCAACCGCAATGATGACCTGGGGCACGCCTTGAAGTTGTTCAAGGCGCACGTCAACGACCCCCGGCACCTTTTCAACGATCTCTTTAAGCTGTGCGCCCTTCCCGGCCAGCGTCTCTAAATCACCCCCGAAAATCTTTACCGCCACCGCGGCTGAGGTGCCGGAGATGGATTCATCGATGCGCATGTTGAGCGGCGTCGTGATGGATGTAGCCACACCGGGCACTTTCTTTAACTGCTCGCGCACCCAGGCTTCGATCTCAGGGATGGTGTGTTTGCGCGCGGCGCGGGGCACGAGCTGGACGATATGCTCAGCGGTGGTCACCGGCATCGGGTCTTCCGAGCCTTCGGCGCGCCCGGTCGGCTGGATAATTGCCGCAACGTCCGGCCCGCCTTCGAGCACCTTGGTTACCTGCGAAGCAATGCGGTCGGTCTCCTGAAGACTTGTTCCCGCTGGTGTGTTGATCTGCAAAAGCAGTGCGCCCTCATCCATTCTCGGCAACAGCTCGGTGCCTAAGAAACGCAGGAGAACCAGCGACAGCACAAAGATCGCGGCGGCGACGCCCACGGCACGCAGCGGCCTTCTGAGTGATCCCCGCAGGACCGGCTCATACACCCGCTCACACTGCCTGGCGAGCCAGCTATTCTCTTTGAGGCGTGGCGCTACCTTCCTCAACAGCGTGTAGCAGAGCGCAGGGGTCAGCGTCAGCGACAAAATCAGGCCCACCGCCATCAGCACCACCACCGTGGCCGCAAACGGCGCGAGGATTTTTCCTTCCAGGCCGGAAAGAAATAGCAGCGGCAGAAACACGACAATGATGATGGCCGTCGAGTACGCCGCCGGCCTGCGCACCTCACTCGCCCCGCGCAGCGTGGCGCGTAGTGAATCGGCGGGGTTCTCCTTGAGGTGGCGGAAGATGTTTTCTGTATCAACAATCGCCGCGTCGATCATGATTCCTAAGCCCACAGCCAGGCCACCAAGTGACATGATGTTAAGCGTGACGCCGAGCAGGCGTAAGAAGATAAAGCTGATGACCACGGCCACCGGAATGGTGATCGCCGCGATCAACGTTGAGCGGACATTGCCCAGGAACAAGAAGATGATCAACACCACGGCGAAGCCGCCCACGAGCAAGGCTTCTTCGAGGGTTCTGGTCGCCACATTGATCAGTTCGGATTGATCGAAGACGGTGACGGTCTTTACGCCTTCAGGCATGAATGGCTTTAGCTCATCTAATGCTTTTTTCGCCCGATCGGTAATTGACAAGGTGTCGGCCCCGAACTGCTTGGTGACTGTCATCAAAACAGCTTCCCGGTCATTCACCCGCGCAATGCCGCGACGAACCGCCGCCCCGTCGCGCACCTCGGCAATGTCGCGGACGAGCACCGGCACGCCTTGGCGCACCGCGACCACCACACGACCCAGGTCCTCAAGCGAATTGATGCGCCCGAGCCCACGCACGTCCATCTCGGTGGCGCTGCCGGTGATAAACCCGCCGGAGAAGTTTTCGTTCGACTCGCCGAGCGCCTTGATGACCTCGTCGAGCGAGATGTTGTAAGAACGCATACGGTCCGGGTTAAGGGCGGCCTCATACTGCCGGCGCTCGCCGCCGAGGGAGGTGATGCGAATGATGCCCGGCACCGTCTGGAGTTTGTAGCGGATCAGGTAGTCGGCAGTTTCTTTCAGTTCTTTCTTATCTTCGTCACCGTCTTTGGCGACATAAAACTGCATCACTTCGCCCAGCCGTGACGCCGCCGAAGAGAGCACCGGCGCTTGCGTGCCTTGCGGGAAGGCGCGAGAAACGGTAGAGAGCCGTTCGGCCAGGAGCTGCCGGGTCAGATAGTAATCTGTGCCGAAACGAAATTCCGTCCGCACAGAAACGACGCCGATCTCGGATTCGGAACGCACCCGCACCACGTTCGGCAGGCTGCGAAATGCCGATTCAAGAGGGCGGGCGATGAGGGTTTCGCCTTCTTGCGCGGCGAGGCCGGGATTTTCGACAATGACGGTAATCACCGGCGACGACAGGTCGGGAAACAGGTCAGTCTCCATTGCCCGGTAAGCCATCAGGCCCAGGATGGAAGCGAGAGTGATCGCAAAGGCCACCATGAATCGGTTACGCAATGAGAATTCAATGATGCGATTCAATAAGCCGCTCCGCTCTTGATCAGTGTTCATCGTGATCCTCCTCACCGCCGCCCCTTTGCATGTTCTTTAGCTGGTAGGCGCCGGCGACGACGACTTCTTCCCCGGCCTCGATGCCGCTGGTAATTTCAGCCGATTGATAATTGATTGTGCCGACCGAAACGGGCCGACGCTCGTAGCGATTGCCCTCTTTCACATACACGACCGTGATCCCTTCATCCTGCACGAGGGCAGACACCGGCACGACCACGCCTTCTTTGCGCTCACCTGAAACGATTCGCACCTCAACTGCCATCTGGTGTTTGAGCACGGCACCGGCGTTGGTGATGCGTGCGCGGACCGGGACGGTTCGACTCTGCGGATCAACGGCGTTGCCGACCGACTCGACGTGTCCTTCAAAGAGGCGATCCGGCAGGCCAGGAAGTCGCGCCGTGAGTCGCTGACCAGCGCGCACCCGCACCGCTTGCGATTCGGGTAGCTGCGCTTCGATGATGACGCTTGACAGGTTCATCACGGTTAAGAGCTCACTGCCACCCGTGACGGCCTGGCCGATGGAGATGTGACGATCAATCACCGTGCCGGCAATCGGAGAGTTGATGCTGATTGTCCCTCCCTGGCCTCGGGGATTGGCCCCGAGCGCGGCGAGTGATTGCGTGAGGCGTTGGACGACCGCGCGAGTTTGCTCCACTTCACTGAGCGCCTGTTGCTGTTCGCGAGTGATCTGAATACTGGATTGATAGTCATATTCAGCCTTCGCATTTTTATACTCCGTCTCCGCCTCGGCCACTTCCCGTTTGGCGGCAGCTCCCAGTTCTGCGAGCCGGCGCTTGCGGTCAAAAGTAGCCTGCGCCAGATCAAGCCGATTCTTGGCCTGAATGACGGCAGCCCGATTCTCGCTCATTGCGGTGCGCGCCTTGTTCTGCTCGGCTAGCTTCAAGCGCGCTTCGGCTTCGATCAACTGGCCGCGAAGGTCAGCGATCTGCGGGCTGTCGATCACAACCAGAACCTGCCCGGCTTTAACACTCTGTCCAGGTTCGGCAGAGATCTGCACGGCGCGGCCCTCGGCCTTGGCGCCAATGATGGCCTGACCGTTCGGGGCGACGAGAGCTTTCCCGGTCGTCGCTATGGTGTCTTCAATCTCGCCGCTGACCGCTGCTGCGGTTTTCACGCCGATCAACTCAGCCGTCTCATCGCTGATCTCGATGGCCCCTTCCTGGCTATGTTCTTCGGCTTCGCCAGCCACGTGCTCAAGCGTGGGTGGTTTCTCAACCCCCGCCGCGGTCTTGGGATGTTTCGGCCAGAGCACGTAGACAAGCAAGGCGGTTGCTGCGACCAACACGAGGGCAATTGCGACGGCTTGCCCTGGCGAAGTTCGGAACCGTTCCAGCAGAACGGTGCTGACGCGGCGGTGTGGCGCGTCTGGTTCAGTGGTTACTTGCGGGGCTTCGGTAACCGCCGCGCCTCTTACTCCATCGTTTTTTATGAGATCGTCTGGCATGGATTTAATCCTTATAAGATTAAGAACCGCACTGGCGCGCGGGTAGTTGATGACACCCTGGTGAAAGGAAGCTTTTCGATGCAAGACCGGCTTGCGCGTTGAGCCATACAGCGACTCAGGGTCAAGCCAATAGCGGACGGCGACAGTCACACTTCAAGACAATCGACGCGTGCCTGATACCTTCTTTATAAATGAAAGTCGGTTAAATTCGGAGCGCACACAATCGCTCAAAGGGCGGGCCGGTAAAGGAAGGAACCGAGGGCGTGCGCGAATCAGCCGATGATCCGGACAACGGTAACTCTATTGGCAAGGCGCGATCCACGCATTGAGAGCCACTGACCTGAGGCACAACTGACCGGCGATCCTGTAGTACACTCACTTGCGGATGGTTAATCGGACAGCAATAAACATCCCCTGAACACACGGTCTCACTCGTTGACTGCGCGGAGTGTTGACGCTGCTCCTCTGCGGCATGAGACGTGCAGATCGTTACACAGGCCACGAAAATCCACACAAAGCAGACCGGTAGCAGCATTGCCACTGAGCGATTGAATGCGGATTGCCGTGAAAACATGCTGTTGAATATAGCCGATCCACATGGCGTAACACAAAGACAATTTTGAACTCTTTCGCCCTTGACAGCGTAGGATGGGAATGCATAACTTAGTAAGGTCTGTATCGGATTGAATATGTTGCACCGTCTTGCCGCACTCGTTATCGTTCTCGCCTTCATCGGCCCTGAACTGGCCGGTGGGCTCGTGTGCGCCGAGAGCAGCGGCTGTCACGGCATGGCCAGGATGGCCTGCTGTGCGATGGCGAAATCGCCTGCGGCTTCGCCGGCGGCGATGCTCTGCTGCCAGACGGTGTGCGGCGAGTCCACCGACGATACGCCCACGGCGCAACCGCAGGCCAGCGCGCAACAGTTAGATTTCTCACAGCCGACTGTCAGAGTCCGTGTTGAACCTTCGGACAGACTCTTCGCCGCCCAACTCGCCGTTTCGATGCGGTCGGCGGAGTCCGCACTGCTTTACCACGATCCTCCCGATCTATTCCTCCACCATTCGACCTTCCTGATTTAACTAGGCCGTAGTGTGTCTTTTTCCGGGCCGGTCAGCTCGTGGCGGGCTTGCCGTGGGCATAGCTTATGGCGACCAGACCCGACATTGAGCCCTGCCCGGGTGATTTGCAATACCTTCATGCGTGCATTCGCAAAATCACTCTGACCCCATAGTGGGCATAGGACAGACGCACGCAAACTGAAAGAGGAACTTGCAACGCTAGACCGGCTGATCCAAGGCCGAAATCCATTTGCTTGCTGAAAGGCTGGACGCGCCACACGAGTTGCAGAAGAAGGCAAAGGGTGTGGCAAGACTGATCGAGTAACTCGGATCACGCGCCCGAAGGCAACGGTGGACGGACAGCCGAAACGGTTCGGGCCGCAAAAACGGCAGAAATAAATTCATTGTTAAACGGAGAGTGAAGATGAAACTCATCACCATATTTGTAATCGTAACGACCATCCTGATTACCGCTGCATGTGGGCGCAAAGCGTCTGACGGCGGCAAAATGGCTGATGCCGGTAAAACGATCAAGTCGGCACAGGCAGGCAGCCTCACCGTAACGCTGTCGAGCTCGACGGGCGAACTCAAGAACGGCGACAACGATCTGATGTTGACCTTCGCCGACGCATCGGGCAAATCCGTCGATGTCGGCGCTGCCTCGCTGAACTTTCACATGCCAGCAATGGGGGCGATGGCTGTGATGAACGACCAGGCGGCGCTGACGACAACCAACACGCCGGGGATGTATCACGCCAAGGTCACGCTCGAAGTCGGCGGCACCTGGGAGGCACAGGTCAAATATCAAGGGCAGCAGGGCACTGGTCAAACCAGCATGACCGTGACGGCGAAGTGAGCGCGCTCGTCCAGGCGCGCTTAAAGAATAGGGCGAAGATGCGATCCATTAGAAAGCCAGGGTGGTTGCGGCAGTTCCTGGTCAGGCTATTCGCGGTCGCACTTGCCCTTAACTGGTTCTGGGAGATGTTGCAGATGCCTGGCTTCGAGCAGATGATGGGTCGCCCGTGGCGCACGACGGTGCTGACCTGCACCGTCGCGGCCCTTGGTGACGCGGCCATCACACTCGGCATCTACGCGCTTGTAGCTTTGATTACGAAGCGCTGGCGGTGGCCGTCGGAGGGGCGGTGGAAGACATACCTGGCGGCGTCACTGTCTGGCGCGGCGGTCGCCATCGTGATTGAGAAGGCGTCTCTCGCAGTGGACTTCTGGTCTTATAGCAGTCGCATGCCGGTCGTGCCGGTGTTCGGCGCGGGATTCTGGCCCCTTTTGCAACTGACGCTGCTCGTCCCGTTAGCAATGCGACTGTCTTCGGGTTGGATTTCACGCAGGCAAATAAGGGAGTAATCCATGATCAGCCGACTAATCGAATTCTCGATGCGCAACCGTTTCATCATCCTTGCCGCCTACCTGCTGCTAGCGGCCTGGGGCTACTGGGCGCTCTTGCGCACGCCGATTGATGCTATCCCCGACCTATCGGATAACCAGGTGATCGTCTTCACGGACTGGACCGGGCGCAGCCCGCAGGAAGTTGAAGACCAGGTGACCTATCCGCTCACCACCGCGCTCCAGGGACTGCCCGGTGTGCGCGTGGTGCGCGGCCAATCGGCTTTCAGTTTCTCGATGATTAACATCATCTTTGAAGACTCAGTCGATCTCTACTGGGCGCGCACACGGGTGCTCGAACGATTGAACCTGGTGACGGCGCAACTGCCGGAAGGGGTCGTGCCGACGCTCGGCCCCGATGCTTCCGGGGTGGGCCAGATTTTCTGGTACACGGTCGAAGGCGAAGGCTACAGCCTGCGCGACCTGCGCACGCTACAGGACTGGTTCATCCGCTACCAATTGAATTCTGTTCCCGGCGTCGCCGAAGTCGCCTCGGTCGGCGGCTATGTGCAGCAGTATCAGATTGACGTCGATCCGAATCGCCTGCGCGCCTACAACCTTCCGTTTTCGATGCTGGTTGATGCCGTGCGCCGCAGCAATCTGAACGTCGGCGGCAACGTCATCGAACAGAATGGCCAGTGGTCGGTGGTGCGCGGCGTCGGCCTGATCAACTCGGTCGCCGATGTTGAAAACATTGTGATCGGCGGGTCGGGCGGCACGCCTGTCTACGCGCGCAACGTCGCCAGCGTCAAGATCGGCGATGCCTTCAGAGTCGGCGCGCTCGACCGCGACGGTCACGAAGCGGTAGGTGGAGTTGTGATTGCCCGTTATGGAGTGAACACGCTGGACGTTATCGACGCGGTCAAGCAGAAGCTGCAATCGCTCGGAGCCGGACTTCCTCAGGGAGTGAGGATCGTTCCCTTTTACGACCGCACAGAGTTGATCCTGCGGGCGACTCATACGCTGAGGCGCGCATTGATCGAAGAGATCATTCTGGTGACGCTCGCTCACATCATCTTTCTCTATCACTTCCGTTCAATCCTGATTGTCACCATCCCGTTGCCGCTCGCCGTGTTGTTGTCGTTCCTGTTCATGTATTACCTCGGCATCAGTTCGAACCTGATGTCGCTGGCTGGCATCGCCATCGCCATCGGCGTGCTGGTCGACGCCGGCATCGTCGTCACCGAAAACGCCTTCCGCCACATGGAAAAAAATCATATTGACCCACGCGACCGGCACAGCGTCTGGTGGGGTGTATTTGAATCGACCAAGCTGGTCGGGCGACCCATCTTTTTTTCGATGGCCATCATCATTCTCGCGTTCGTGCCCGTCTTCGCGCTGACCGGGCGCGAGGGCAAGCTGTTTCACCCGCTCGCCTTCACCAAGACCTTCGCGATGGTCGCGGCAACCGTAATCGCGGTTACATTCGTGCCAGTGCTGTGTACCCTTCTGCTCGGCGGGCGCTTTCATTCTGAAGACGAGAATCCGGTGATGCGCGGATTACATCGCGTTTACAGGCCAACACTTAACTGGGCGCTCGGTCACCGCAAGCTGACCGTTAGTGCGGCAGCCCTGTTATTCAGCATTGCCGCGCTGCTGGCAACCTCAGGGAGCTGGCTGCCGGTTGTGCGTGCTCACACCGCGAATGTGCCGATCATCGGGCCACTGCTTGCGAGGGTACACCCCATCGGCAATGAGTTCATGCCGCCGCTCAATGAAGGCGATCTGATGTATATGCCGGTGACCGATCCTGGCATCTCGATCAATCAGGCCCTCCACGTCATGCAGCGGCAGGATGAGATCCTCAAGTCGTTCCAGGAGGTCGAATGGGTCACCGGCAAAGCGGGCCGGGCGGAGACCTCGACCGACCCGGCGCCGGTCAACATGAACGAGACCATCGTGCACCTGAAACCAGCCGAGCAGTGGCGTCCGGGGATGACCCGCGAAAAGCTGATCGCTGAGATGGATGAAAAGCTACAGATGCCCGGCGTCACCAACATCTGGACGCAGCCCATCATCAACCGCATCGAGATGCTGTCGACCGGCATCCGGACACAGGTCGGCGTCAAGCTCTTCGGCAGCGACCTCAATGAGCTAGAGCAACGTTCGCGCGAAATCGCCACCGTACTCCAAGCAATTCCCGGCGCCAAAGACGTATACCCGGAACAGATCACCGGCGCACCCTACATCGATATTCAAATCGACCGCCAGGCGGCGGCGCGCTATGGCATCGATGTCGGCGCGATTCAAGACGTGATCGATAAAGGCATCGGCGAAACCAACCTCACCGTGACCATCGAAGGGCGCAAACGCTTTCCGGTGCGCGTGCGCTACGCACCGGAGTTCCGCACCAGCCCGCAATCACTTGCCCAATTACTGGTGCCCGGATCGAACGGCATGCAGATTCCGCTCTCCCAACTGACGACCATGCGCACGGTGACGGGGCCGACCATGATCTCAAGCGAGAATGGATTGCTGCGCGGCACTGTCACACTCAACGTCCGCGACCGCGACGTCGGCAGCTTTGTAGAAGAGGCTAAACGCGCCTTGAACGAACGCGTGCATCTGCCACCTGGCTACTACGTCGAGTGGAGCGGTGAGTACGAGAACCAGCAGCGGGCGCGGGCGCGCTTGCAACTCGTGCTGCCGGTCGTCTTGCTGGTCATCTTTGTGATGCTCTACTTCACCTATCACTCCGCGGTCGAGGCGGCGCACGTGCTGATGGCCGTGCCGTTCGCTCTCACCGGCGGCGTCTACCTGCTTTACGCACTCGGCTACAACTTCTCGGTGGCGGTGTGGGTCGGCTTCATCGCGCTGTTCGGCACAGCCGTGCAGACCGGCGTGGTGATGGTGATCTATCTGAACGAAGCCGTTGAGCGCAAGAAGCTCGAAGTCGGCGATCAGCTCACGCGACAGGAACTCAAAGAGGCGGTGATGGAAGGCGCGGTGCTGAGGCTCAGGCCGAAGGTAATGACCGTATCAACCGTAGTCGCGGGACTGCTGCCGATTATGTGGAGCGCGAGCGCCGGCGCCGAAGTGATGAAGCCGCTGGCGACGCCGGTGCTCGGCGGCATGGTCTCGTCGCTGCTGCATGTGCTGATCGTGACGCCGGTGATTTTCTTCTGGCTGCGTGAGCGCGAGATGCGGCGTCACGCTGCCAGAACAAATCATCATGATGAAGTGTTGGAAGAGCCTTCTGCGCTCAGTGCCGAGACCGAGAAAGAGCGCTGAAAGCATGGGCAAAGCAATGGTCGAGAGGTTCAGTATGGTAAGCAAGATTCAAATCATTGTTCTCGCAAGCGCAGTCTGGTTGATGTCTTTACCGGCGCGCGCGCTGCCACAATCCAATGATGATCATAAACTGCGCGATAAGGCTGCGCAGGTCAGAGCAAGCGTGTCTGAAACGTCGGCAGGCGAACCGAGTGTTGCCGGTGTCATTCTGCCGGCCAACTCGGCGCAGCCAGTTGCTCCGGCGCAAACGCCCACATCTTTCTCACGCTTCATTGATCCGGCGAACGGGCTCACGGCAGATGATCTGGTGCGCTACGCCCTCAAACACAACGGTGAATTGGCGGCGGCGCGGCAGATGATCGCCGAAGTACGAGGCCGATTGCATCAGGCTGGGCTGCGGCCTAACCCGATGGTCGAGAGCAGCTACCAGCGTGGCGTGACATCGAGCGACAACAACCTCAACCTGATGGCGGAATTGCCGCTTGAACTCGGCGGGCGGCGCGAGGCGCGCGTCGCCGTCGCCGAGCGCGAACTGGAGATGCGGCAGGCTGAGGTCGCCGATTTCGAGCGCAAGCTCGCCGCTGAAGTACGAATAAAATACGCCGCCGCGATAGCTGCGGCGCGCAACCTGAAGTTCACCGAAGACCTGTTGACCCTGACGCGCGATTCATACCAGATCGTCCAGGCGCGCGTCGAGCGCGGCAAGAGCGCGCCGCTTGACCAGAACGTTGTCTATGTGGAGTTGAACCGCGTTGATGCGATGCGGATCAACTTCGAGGGCAAGACAGAAGTGGCCATGCTCGAACTCAAGAAGACGGTCGGCATACTGCCTGACGAGCCTCTGCTCTTACGAGGCGAATTTGACGTCGCCCACCAACCGCCACCACAGAGCGACGCGACCCGCAATGCCATGGCGGCGCGGCCTGATCTGACGGCGGCGCATGCGGCAGAGAATTTAGCCCTGGCGCAGATCGATCAGGCGCGCACTGAAGGCAAAGTCGATGCGAGCCTCTTCGCTAGCTATATGCGTCAAGACATGGGATTCGGCGTGCGCGGCATCAACGATCAAGGTTTGCTTGCGCCGGTGCAAGGTATCTTTCATTACGTCGGCGTCGGCGTAAAGCTGATGCTCCCGTTTAGAAACAAGAACCAGGGCAATATCGAAGCGGCGCAGGCCCTGCTTGAGGCGGCGCGCAGCCGTCGTTCATTTGCCGAGATCGTCATCCGCAACGAAGTGGCGGCGGCCTATGCCGGTTTCGAGCACGCCCGGGCGGCGCTCACAGTTTACCGCGATGGCGTGCGCAACCAGGCGCAGCGCAACCTCGACGTGATTCGGCAGACCTACGTGCTTGGCCAGAAGACCCTGCTCGATTTTATTGCCGAACAGCGCCGCTTCATCGAAGTCGAGACGAGCTTCACCGACATACTCAAAGCGTATTACGAATCACTCATCGAGATTGACCGGGCTGCCGCGTCGCCGGTCCCTTCCGCATGACTGAAATAGAAACTGGAGAATGAAAACCAATGCCTGAAGATCGACAAAGCAACCACGACATCCCTCCTCTCAAAGAAAGCGGAGCAAGCGAGACTGGCCAAGCCGCAGGCGAGCGTGATCGCGCGACCCGTCTGCTGACATGGAAGCGATGGCTCATCATCATCCTGGCCCTGCTCGGCGTCGCGGCCATTGCCATCGCGCTGTTGAGTGGTCGTGAACCGGGCAACCAAGAGGGCCGCCCAGTGCCCGCGCCGACAGGCGTGACGGTGCCCGCGCCGGCAGACGGATCGCCTGTCGGAACC encodes:
- a CDS encoding FixH family protein — encoded protein: MKLITIFVIVTTILITAACGRKASDGGKMADAGKTIKSAQAGSLTVTLSSSTGELKNGDNDLMLTFADASGKSVDVGAASLNFHMPAMGAMAVMNDQAALTTTNTPGMYHAKVTLEVGGTWEAQVKYQGQQGTGQTSMTVTAK
- a CDS encoding efflux RND transporter periplasmic adaptor subunit produces the protein MTVAVRYWLDPESLYGSTRKPVLHRKASFHQGVINYPRASAVLNLIRIKSMPDDLIKNDGVRGAAVTEAPQVTTEPDAPHRRVSTVLLERFRTSPGQAVAIALVLVAATALLVYVLWPKHPKTAAGVEKPPTLEHVAGEAEEHSQEGAIEISDETAELIGVKTAAAVSGEIEDTIATTGKALVAPNGQAIIGAKAEGRAVQISAEPGQSVKAGQVLVVIDSPQIADLRGQLIEAEARLKLAEQNKARTAMSENRAAVIQAKNRLDLAQATFDRKRRLAELGAAAKREVAEAETEYKNAKAEYDYQSSIQITREQQQALSEVEQTRAVVQRLTQSLAALGANPRGQGGTISINSPIAGTVIDRHISIGQAVTGGSELLTVMNLSSVIIEAQLPESQAVRVRAGQRLTARLPGLPDRLFEGHVESVGNAVDPQSRTVPVRARITNAGAVLKHQMAVEVRIVSGERKEGVVVPVSALVQDEGITVVYVKEGNRYERRPVSVGTINYQSAEITSGIEAGEEVVVAGAYQLKNMQRGGGEEDHDEH
- a CDS encoding cation transporter, with product MSQQVIQLGGSQRASLVKRGRKLEYFTIGYNSLEGLIAVVAGLLAGSIALVGFGFDSLIEVTSGAVLLWRLNADVDETRRERVEAIAHRLVGGCFMALAAYVTYDSIKSFVRHEAPEESLPGILLAVASLIVMPLLVHAKRKVARGINSGALMADAKQTEVCTYLSAILLGGLLLNALFGWWWADPAAALVMVPIIVKEGVEGLRGKSCCDDDVCH
- a CDS encoding efflux RND transporter permease subunit codes for the protein MNTDQERSGLLNRIIEFSLRNRFMVAFAITLASILGLMAYRAMETDLFPDLSSPVITVIVENPGLAAQEGETLIARPLESAFRSLPNVVRVRSESEIGVVSVRTEFRFGTDYYLTRQLLAERLSTVSRAFPQGTQAPVLSSAASRLGEVMQFYVAKDGDEDKKELKETADYLIRYKLQTVPGIIRITSLGGERRQYEAALNPDRMRSYNISLDEVIKALGESNENFSGGFITGSATEMDVRGLGRINSLEDLGRVVVAVRQGVPVLVRDIAEVRDGAAVRRGIARVNDREAVLMTVTKQFGADTLSITDRAKKALDELKPFMPEGVKTVTVFDQSELINVATRTLEEALLVGGFAVVLIIFLFLGNVRSTLIAAITIPVAVVISFIFLRLLGVTLNIMSLGGLAVGLGIMIDAAIVDTENIFRHLKENPADSLRATLRGASEVRRPAAYSTAIIIVVFLPLLFLSGLEGKILAPFAATVVVLMAVGLILSLTLTPALCYTLLRKVAPRLKENSWLARQCERVYEPVLRGSLRRPLRAVGVAAAIFVLSLVLLRFLGTELLPRMDEGALLLQINTPAGTSLQETDRIASQVTKVLEGGPDVAAIIQPTGRAEGSEDPMPVTTAEHIVQLVPRAARKHTIPEIEAWVREQLKKVPGVATSITTPLNMRIDESISGTSAAVAVKIFGGDLETLAGKGAQLKEIVEKVPGVVDVRLEQLQGVPQVIIAVDRERASRFGLNPGEIGHSVEALLGGSEVTTVIKDQLKEYPVVVRLGEVYRDSPEKIADLMIDTPTGQKLPLGDIATVRVLRGPATIKREDQIRRIQLTLNVQGRDVGSVVTDIEKALAGLKLPPGYFVSFGGGYERQQEVSKELTGAFVISALLVFLLLYVAFRSIWQAVLVIATIPLALAGGFIALWVTGSTLNVSSVIGLLAHFGLSVQKGLILMEYVNQLRARGLPLREALYQGAHTRMRPVLMTAASAGLGVLPIAIGWGAGAELQQPMAIALIGGLITSTILTLVALPALYELSEGLQERITLKWSAWRAGAARTEPPAPAEAGD